One Alkalicoccus halolimnae DNA segment encodes these proteins:
- a CDS encoding MOSC domain-containing protein yields MVKIISLNTGRPQHVIWGGVELHTSIVKHAENRPLYLSKTNLGSDGQADLVHHGGEDKAVCVYAAEHYSYWEKVLGINLPEAAFGENFTVEGMTEETICIGDIFQVGEAVVEVSQPRQPCHKLGGRFGERKLPVLVKETGWSGYYLRVLKEGWIKPGEEMIRIKDGQKGITIIRANNVMYKDTSNEEALKEVLSEPALADAWRGPLQKRLQKF; encoded by the coding sequence ATGGTGAAAATTATTTCTCTGAATACAGGACGGCCGCAGCATGTAATCTGGGGTGGAGTGGAATTACATACGTCGATCGTCAAACACGCAGAAAACAGGCCGCTCTATTTGTCGAAAACAAACCTTGGCAGTGACGGTCAGGCAGATCTTGTGCATCATGGCGGCGAAGACAAGGCCGTTTGTGTTTACGCGGCAGAACATTATTCCTATTGGGAAAAAGTACTAGGAATTAATCTGCCGGAAGCAGCTTTCGGAGAAAATTTTACGGTTGAGGGAATGACAGAGGAAACAATCTGTATTGGAGATATATTTCAAGTCGGGGAGGCGGTAGTGGAGGTTTCTCAGCCGAGGCAGCCATGTCATAAGCTTGGAGGAAGGTTTGGAGAGAGGAAACTGCCGGTTCTCGTAAAAGAAACCGGCTGGAGCGGTTATTACCTGCGTGTATTGAAAGAAGGATGGATAAAACCCGGGGAAGAGATGATCCGTATAAAAGATGGGCAAAAGGGAATTACGATTATCAGGGCTAATAACGTCATGTACAAAGATACGTCGAACGAAGAAGCTTTGAAAGAAGTCCTATCGGAGCCTGCACTTGCAGATGCCTGGCGCGGACCGCTTCAGAAACGGCTGCAGAAATTTTAA
- a CDS encoding RluA family pseudouridine synthase, producing the protein MANRQLERIWGDSEANKDELHPCRAQGGRDQLRPARPESVLMETIAAGYRSGDKLLSSTYIAHIFYVMEYGKDAKMKIEIIYEDNHIIVVEKPVNIPVQEDRTGDLDLLSAVKEDIKIRYNKPGNVYLGLIHRLDRPVGGVMVFAKTSKAASRLSDAVRRHAFDKEYAAVVRGKPVYPRSRLEDFLVKDKQENQVYVTEEGVEGAKKAILEYELLASSGDLSLLSVNLLTGRPHQIRVQLANIGFPIFGDQKYGSSVNKPGQQIALWAGQLGFQHPVKKEPVSFKSFPPKEEPWKQFSAYLK; encoded by the coding sequence ATGGCGAACAGGCAGCTAGAAAGGATATGGGGCGACTCCGAGGCGAATAAGGACGAGCTCCACCCCTGCCGAGCGCAGGGAGGAAGGGATCAGCTGAGGCCGGCCCGCCCGGAAAGCGTCCTCATGGAAACGATAGCGGCTGGTTACAGAAGTGGAGACAAATTATTAAGTTCAACATATATAGCCCATATATTCTATGTAATGGAGTACGGAAAGGATGCAAAAATGAAGATTGAAATTATTTACGAAGACAATCATATTATTGTTGTAGAAAAGCCGGTGAATATTCCAGTTCAGGAAGACCGGACCGGAGATCTGGATCTTCTTAGTGCGGTAAAAGAAGATATTAAAATCCGCTACAATAAGCCGGGAAATGTTTATCTTGGACTCATTCATCGGCTCGACCGGCCGGTTGGGGGAGTGATGGTATTTGCAAAAACGTCAAAAGCAGCCTCCAGACTTTCAGATGCGGTAAGGCGTCATGCTTTTGATAAAGAATATGCAGCTGTGGTGCGTGGAAAGCCGGTTTATCCGCGCAGCCGTCTTGAAGATTTTCTTGTGAAGGACAAGCAGGAAAACCAGGTGTATGTTACAGAGGAGGGAGTGGAAGGAGCAAAAAAAGCCATTCTGGAATATGAACTTCTGGCATCATCTGGAGATCTGAGTCTGCTATCTGTCAATCTTTTAACAGGCAGGCCTCACCAGATAAGAGTCCAGCTGGCGAATATAGGGTTCCCGATTTTTGGTGATCAGAAATACGGAAGCTCCGTAAATAAGCCGGGACAGCAGATAGCACTCTGGGCGGGACAGCTTGGGTTTCAGCATCCAGTAAAAAAAGAACCGGTTTCATTCAAATCCTTTCCTCCAAAAGAAGAGCCTTGGAAACAGTTTTCAGCCTATTTGAAATAA
- a CDS encoding squalene/phytoene synthase family protein translates to MQTEKQQQKEAMKMLKDTSRTFYIPITLLNPTLKKTVASAYLCMRAIDEIEDSETLPSKAKALLLRETSQMLEGTFDQQAYENLTAPYASLLPEVALRLGDWLDTCPENYVYKVKEFTSTMAEGMAYWAENEWNIQTKEDLDDYTYYVAGLVGVMLSDIWEWHDGTKTDRDLAIGYGRGLQTVNILRNVEEDRERGVSFIPEGWTLEDTFEYAERNLELGDEYMKDLHTKSIILFCRVPLALAKKTLKALRSGREKMSREEVEETVAQIKKDV, encoded by the coding sequence CAATGAAAATGCTGAAGGATACAAGCAGAACGTTTTACATTCCGATAACGCTGCTGAATCCGACACTTAAAAAGACTGTCGCCTCCGCTTATCTATGTATGCGGGCCATCGATGAAATCGAAGATAGTGAAACCCTTCCTTCCAAAGCAAAAGCACTGCTCCTCCGGGAAACAAGCCAAATGCTGGAAGGAACGTTTGACCAGCAGGCTTATGAAAACCTGACGGCACCGTATGCTTCCCTGCTGCCCGAAGTCGCGCTGCGCCTTGGGGACTGGCTCGATACCTGTCCTGAAAATTACGTTTATAAAGTGAAGGAATTTACAAGTACGATGGCAGAAGGTATGGCTTATTGGGCAGAAAACGAGTGGAATATCCAGACGAAAGAAGACCTTGACGACTACACCTATTACGTCGCCGGTCTCGTAGGAGTGATGCTTTCAGATATTTGGGAATGGCATGACGGTACGAAAACAGACCGCGACCTTGCCATTGGGTACGGACGCGGCCTGCAGACGGTGAATATTCTCAGAAACGTCGAAGAAGACCGCGAACGCGGCGTTTCCTTCATTCCGGAAGGATGGACACTTGAAGATACGTTCGAATACGCTGAACGAAATCTTGAACTCGGTGATGAGTATATGAAGGATCTCCACACGAAATCCATCATTCTCTTCTGCCGCGTCCCTCTCGCTCTCGCAAAAAAGACGTTAAAAGCTCTCCGCAGCGGCCGTGAAAAAATGAGCCGCGAGGAAGTGGAAGAAACCGTAGCTCAAATAAAAAAAGATGTCTAA